A window of the Pseudomonas gozinkensis genome harbors these coding sequences:
- a CDS encoding ATPase domain-containing protein, whose amino-acid sequence MSTSNALISAKAATGIEGLDDILAGGLSRSHVFLLEGEPGTGKTTVALHFLLAGARAGERSLYITLSETERELRQGALSHGWELDENIHIFELTPPESLLNAEHQQSLLYSSDLELGEATKQIFEVVERFKPTRVVLDSLSEIRLLAQSSLRYRRQILAIKHYFVRYDATVLLLDDLTTESLDKTVHSVAHGVIRLEELTPNYGAERRRVRVVKYRGQKYRGGYHDFTIMGDGVHVFPRLVAAEHRGDYPRLQLTSGIKEMDALLGGGIETGSSTLILGPAGTGKSLISMIFAAAAVKRGEKAALFIFDEELELLFERMKNIGIDLKALRATGNLMIEQVDAAELSPGEFSHRVRRCVDEGDIKTVVIDSINGYQAAMPEENALVLHMHELLLYLNRKGAATFMTVAQHGLVGDMQAPVDITYLADTVILLRYFEALGKVRRAISIIKKRTGSHESTIREYRISSQAMTIGEPLEAFQGVLRGVPTYLGASNPLLKDDNL is encoded by the coding sequence TTGTCTACATCGAACGCGTTGATCAGTGCAAAAGCTGCCACCGGCATTGAGGGTCTGGACGATATCCTGGCCGGCGGCCTGTCTCGCAGTCACGTTTTCTTGCTGGAGGGCGAGCCTGGAACCGGTAAAACCACGGTCGCGTTACATTTTCTGCTGGCCGGCGCCCGTGCCGGTGAGCGCTCGTTGTACATCACGCTGTCGGAAACCGAACGAGAGTTGCGTCAGGGCGCGTTGTCCCACGGCTGGGAGCTGGACGAAAACATCCATATTTTCGAACTGACTCCGCCGGAAAGCCTGCTCAATGCCGAGCACCAGCAGAGCCTGCTGTACTCCTCCGATCTGGAGCTGGGTGAAGCGACCAAGCAGATTTTCGAAGTGGTCGAACGCTTCAAGCCAACGCGCGTGGTGCTCGACAGCCTCTCGGAAATCCGCCTGCTGGCGCAAAGTTCTCTGCGCTATCGTCGGCAGATTCTGGCGATCAAGCATTACTTCGTGCGATACGACGCCACAGTGCTGCTGCTGGACGACCTGACCACCGAATCCCTCGACAAGACCGTGCACAGTGTGGCCCACGGCGTGATCCGGCTTGAGGAACTGACCCCCAACTACGGCGCCGAACGACGGCGTGTCAGGGTGGTCAAGTATCGCGGTCAGAAATATCGCGGTGGTTATCATGACTTCACCATCATGGGCGATGGCGTGCATGTCTTCCCGCGTCTGGTAGCGGCCGAACACCGGGGCGATTACCCACGGCTGCAACTGACCAGCGGAATAAAAGAGATGGACGCGCTGTTGGGAGGCGGCATCGAGACCGGTTCCAGCACATTGATTCTGGGCCCGGCGGGTACCGGCAAGTCGCTGATCTCGATGATCTTTGCGGCCGCAGCGGTGAAGCGCGGGGAAAAAGCTGCGCTGTTCATCTTTGATGAAGAGCTGGAGCTGCTGTTCGAGCGCATGAAAAACATCGGTATCGACCTCAAGGCCCTGCGGGCCACCGGCAATCTGATGATCGAGCAGGTCGACGCCGCCGAACTGTCGCCAGGCGAGTTCTCGCACCGTGTGCGGCGCTGCGTCGATGAGGGCGACATCAAGACCGTGGTGATCGACAGCATCAACGGTTACCAGGCGGCAATGCCGGAAGAGAATGCCCTTGTGCTGCACATGCACGAATTGCTGCTGTACCTGAACCGCAAGGGCGCCGCGACCTTCATGACCGTCGCCCAGCACGGTCTGGTCGGCGACATGCAGGCGCCGGTGGACATCACGTATCTGGCCGACACCGTGATACTACTGCGCTACTTCGAAGCGCTCGGAAAGGTTCGCCGGGCGATTTCGATCATCAAGAAACGTACCGGCAGTCACGAATCGACAATCCGTGAGTACCGCATTTCCTCCCAAGCCATGACCATCGGTGAGCCACTGGAAGCCTTCCAGGGTGTATTGCGTGGCGTTCCGACCTACCTCGGCGCGAGCAATCCGCTGCTTAAGGATGACAACTTGTGA